Proteins encoded in a region of the Zea mays cultivar B73 chromosome 2, Zm-B73-REFERENCE-NAM-5.0, whole genome shotgun sequence genome:
- the LOC103648836 gene encoding uncharacterized protein, whose translation MRPSTAPRARLAPSPLRPRRAATAPRPRRCAPAARPPLHRAARPPRALAAAPPPRRHRAAPSPLRARRAPSPPPLASLNHISIVCRSVEASLRFYTDVLGFVPIRRPGSFDFDGAWLFNYGIGIHLLQSEDPGSLPPEKGEINPKDNHISFQVSCHHS comes from the exons ATGCGCCCGTCCAccgcgccgcgcgcccgcctCGCGCCCTCGCCGCTGCGCCCCCGCCGCGCCGCCACCGCGCCGCGCCCTCGCCGCTGCGCGCCCGCCGCGCGCCCTCCCCTCCACCGCGCCGCACGCCCGCCTCGCGCCCTCGCCGCTGCGCCCCCGCCGCGCCGCCACCGCGCCGCGCCCTCGCCGCTGCGCGCCCGCCGCGCGCCCTCCCCTCCACCGCTGGCGTCGCTGAACCACATCAGCATCGTGTGCCGGTCGGTGGAGGCGTCGCTGCGCTTCTACACGGACGTGCTCGGCTTCGTCCCCATCCGCCGCCCCGGCTCTTTCGACTTCGACGGCGCCTG GCTGTTCAACTACGGGATCGGCATCCACCTGCTGCAGTCGGAGGACCCCGGCAGCCTCCCGCCGGAGAAGGGAGAGATCAACCCCAAGGACAACCATATCTCCTTCCAGGTCAGTTGTCACCACAGCTAG